CTCGGCCGCCGGGCTCGTGCTGCCGTCGACGGTGGTCCAGAAACCGGTGATGACGTGCCCGGCCGCGCGCGAGATGCCCTCGCCGAGGAGCCGCGGGTCGCTGGAGGTCGCCCCTACCGAGGCGGGCAGGTCCATCTCGTAGCGCTGCTTGAACTCCGCCGACCGGGTCAGCATGACCTCGTTGTCGGCCTCGGAGAAACGTTCGGCGACGAGTTCGTCGGTGTCGGCCGGCCAGGCCGCGTACTCGTCGGTCTGCAGCAGGGCCAGGCCGACCTGCTGCCGGTTGGCACCGGCCGCCTGGCGCAGCAGGGTCTGGGATTCGTTCAGCGCGTCGACCAGCGGGTCGAACACCTCGGTGATCATCGCGCCGACCGCGTTCCCGACGTGGTGGGCCAGGGCCGCGTAGACCTGCCGCTCGACGGTGCGCGCCGAACCGGCGAACACCTCGTCGGCGATCGGGGCCGGGTTGGCGATCGTCCCCGAGAGCGAGGCCAGCGTCGCCTTGACCTCGGGCGGCAGGTCGGCGATGTCGGGCGGGCCGTACTTCGACAGGTCGGTCATCGCGGGCAGGATCACCTCGTCGAGCAGGCGTGCCACGCGCTTGACCATCCCCGTCGCGTACGGCAGGCCCTGGGTGGCCAGCGCGCGGGCCGTCGCCTGCTCGAGGGCCCCGGCGAAGTGCAGGTGCCAGTTGAAGGCCTGGTGGTAGGCGACCGAATTGGCCCCCTCGGCCAGGGCGTGGCGGCGCTCGGCCAGGACCTGTCCGACTCGCGCAGCCCACTGCTCGCCGTTCACCCCGGGCGTCTGGTCGATCATCGGCCGGACCGCGGTGTTGACGACCCCGCGGGCCTGTGCGAAGACCTGGTCACCCGGCAGCACCGAGGACATCAGCCACTGCGCCAATCCGGACGACGATCCGTCCGCCCCCTCCGGCAGCCCCAGCGAGTAGCAGATGTTGCTCCACTGGTTGTCGAGGATGGCGTTGACCTGCTCCTCGTCGGAGGCGTCGTTGCCGGGCTGGAGGTGTCCGCGCAGCAGCTTGTCGACGCTGCTGCGGGCCAACCGCTGCGACGAGTACTCGGCGTAGCGGTCCCGGCCCATCGACAGGCTCGCGTAGCCGAAGGTGCCCCAGGGCACGTTGTTCCACTGCTTGTTGCCCCAACCCAGGTACTCCAGCGAGCCCTGATCGCCGACGGCGTTGGTGAGATCCCATTCGACGAATTGCTGGGTGGCCGACCCGGACAGCATCAGCCCGGCCAGTCCGCGACCGAGGCCGCGGTAGACCGCGCCCGGCGTGCCGTCGCCGAAGATGGTGCGCTGCGCGCCGACATACCGGCCGACGGGGAAGACGCGCGCGAACGGGATCAGTGTCCCCTCGCCGTGCTCGTGGCCCAGGGCGCGCAGGAGAGCGACGTCGGTGGCGCGGGCCGAACCGGTCTGGCTGGCCACGATCTCACCGAGCATGGCCAGCGCATTGGCGCGGGTGCCGGTGATCGCCGAATCGGGCAGCGTCTCGAAGATGTCGGGGGTCACCATGAACACACCCATGAGGCGCGGGTCGACGCCCTGCACGAGGGTGAGGATGCGGCAGACGTCGAGCGCCATCGACGCCCCGGCGCCGCCGGCCATCGAGGAGACGACGAGCACGATCGGCTGGTCGTTGGAGCTGTAGGCCCCGGCGCCCGGGATCTTCAGCGAGCGCATCTCGGTGTCGGTGGGGTTGGTGAACAGTTCGTCCCAGGCGCGCTGCAGCGCCTTGCGGACGGTGTCGACCCGGCTCAGCGTGATCATCCGGCCCAGTGCGCGGTATTGGCCGGCGCCGGTGGACAGCGGCGTGTAGACGGTCTCCGGGTCGCGCGGCGCCCAGGTGGCGATCGTGTCGAGTTCGTTGTTCGCGACGAGGCGCTGGGTCATGGCGTTGTCGAGGACCTTGTAGCTGTCGCTCTCCGGGCCGGTGCCGACGTAGACCCCGCCCTGGTCGGGCACGGTTCCGACGCCGGGGACCC
This genomic interval from Gordonia sp. X0973 contains the following:
- a CDS encoding tubulin-like doman-containing protein, producing MKRFLVVGCGGSGGAALAYMMDQLKSDLRAHGIDKLPSGWQFVHLDVPTSPSGVPGVGTVPDQGGVYVGTGPESDSYKVLDNAMTQRLVANNELDTIATWAPRDPETVYTPLSTGAGQYRALGRMITLSRVDTVRKALQRAWDELFTNPTDTEMRSLKIPGAGAYSSNDQPIVLVVSSMAGGAGASMALDVCRILTLVQGVDPRLMGVFMVTPDIFETLPDSAITGTRANALAMLGEIVASQTGSARATDVALLRALGHEHGEGTLIPFARVFPVGRYVGAQRTIFGDGTPGAVYRGLGRGLAGLMLSGSATQQFVEWDLTNAVGDQGSLEYLGWGNKQWNNVPWGTFGYASLSMGRDRYAEYSSQRLARSSVDKLLRGHLQPGNDASDEEQVNAILDNQWSNICYSLGLPEGADGSSSGLAQWLMSSVLPGDQVFAQARGVVNTAVRPMIDQTPGVNGEQWAARVGQVLAERRHALAEGANSVAYHQAFNWHLHFAGALEQATARALATQGLPYATGMVKRVARLLDEVILPAMTDLSKYGPPDIADLPPEVKATLASLSGTIANPAPIADEVFAGSARTVERQVYAALAHHVGNAVGAMITEVFDPLVDALNESQTLLRQAAGANRQQVGLALLQTDEYAAWPADTDELVAERFSEADNEVMLTRSAEFKQRYEMDLPASVGATSSDPRLLGEGISRAAGHVITGFWTTVDGSTSPAAEQPVVERTTTWVSRAFPRHPETGDGLIAQRATYDVHLRPAELLGRSRRFVARTGESFDRFCSVSLRQYVEGEDAPESERAARRTDLELRFGEAVNLARPLASVNENAMQAIHGVAEMTYRYKFSAIPFLGLSVAGDLKTALAATARVDKKSADALGNALTDEAKIKRIDIFGSYPNYSPLAYEAVIEPAARQWLASSPGQRKAFWTMRRSRPLQASLPMHENERRAMVGGWLLGQAIGQVQIPGPPFADAVHVWDSQASRWLPFPNPLLTPPSEFLAEYDWLPAVLESLLVAIAQSHQPPVMASMAPYRALRAIFDAGAENPSTGLDQRQLAAVTNMANWLRTGETGTGVASVIADTGPGVSIRDRAERLRAYLAYQHEFVSKNYMEPGEGAGPGQSGAEGTGVFARITVREQASKTPIYRDIAPDIYWATNELLGVLDAAVALAEQGGAAPTTAPTFQSGETFAAPSMDSFNPPPMGSAAPDPTAPQAPGKPDGF